TTGCTGACAAGCACGAGATTCCGATCGTCGAGGACGCCGCCCAGGCGCATGGCGCTTCGATCGGCGGAAAGACAGCCGGCACTCTGGGCGCGGCCGCGGCATTCAGTTTCTTCCCCGGAAAGAATCTCGGTGCATTCGGCGACGGCGGTGGCCTTACAACGAACGACGAGAAACTGGCCGATCGTTGTCGCGCGTTCGTCAATCATGGTCGCGAAAGCAAGTACGTCCACGATTTCATCGGCACGAACTTCCGACTGGATACACTACAAGCCGCAATTCTCACCGTGAAGCTGGCGCACCTCGATAAATGGAACGAACGTCGCCGCGCGATTGCCGCGCGCTATGTCGAGCGCCTTTCGGCCGAACCCTTCGATGAGTACCCGATCTCGTGGCAGCGCATGCCGAAGAACGCCGTCAGTTCCTATCACCTGTTTGTGATCCGCGTGGAAGGCCTGCGCGATGCCGTGCGTCGCGCCCTCAGTCAGCGTGGCGTGACGACCGGCATGCACTACCCCGTGCCGTGCCACCTGCAGCCGGCCATGGCCGCATACGGTTATCGCCCGGGTTCGCTTCCGCTGACCGAGCGCATTTGCGACGAACTGATTTCGCTGCCGATCGGGCCAGAGATGCCGGTCGAGCACGCCGATGAAATCATGGACATCCTGGCCGAAGAACTCGGCCGCCTTATGAGCTGGCGCCGTCGCCGCTCCGATCGCCCGAAGGGAGGCTGACCATGCACGTCGCCATCATCAACGGGCCGAATCTGAACTTGCTCGGCACCCGCGAACCGGACGTCTATGGCGCTGAAACGCTGGCAGATGTGGAGAAGAAGCTCGCGGCGCTGGCGAAAGAGCTCGGCGTCAAAGTCTCATTCTTTCAGGGCAATTCGGAAGGCGCGATCATCGACTATATCCACAGCCTGCGTGGCGTCGCGGACGCGGTTCTGATCAACGCAGGCGGCTATACGCATACGTCCGTGGCGATTCGCGATGCACTGTCGGGAATTGCGCTGCCCGTTTACGAAGTGCACATTTCCAACGTGCATGCCCGCGAAGAATTCCGCCATCGCAGCCTTCTCAGCGGCATCTCCGTCGGCGTGATTTGCGGCTTCGGCACGCGCGGATACGAATACGCCCTGCGAGAGGCTGCTGCGCGCGCCTGACCTGCCTATGTCTTTCCCGATTGTCATTCCGCGAAACCTGGACCTCCTCGAGGGTCGTCTTCTGCGTCGATACAAGCGCTTCTTTGCCGACGTCGAACTGACAGACGGCCGTGTCGTGACCGCCCATTGCGTGAACACCGGAACGATGGAAGGCCTCACAAAGCCGGGCCTGCGCGTCTGGATCAGTCCCGCCGACAATCCGAATCGGAAGCTGAAGTTCACCTGGGAACTGACCGAGGTGAATGGAGAGATATGTGGCTCGAACACGGCTCTCCCGAACAAACTCGTGCACCGGTTGTTGCTCGGTCGGCAATTGCCATGGTTGGCTTCTTGGGATGAGCTGAAACCCGAACAGAAGTACGCCGGCAATCGCCGAATCGACTTCTGGATGAAGCGCGGAAGCCGCGAGACCCTCGTCGAGGTCAAGAACTGCCACGTTGTGTATCCAGACGGCCGGGGCTACTTTCCCGACACGGTTTCCGAGCGCGCCAGCCATCACCTGCGCGCCTTGGCTGAAAGCGCTGGGCCGAAGAGCCGCGCGCACGTCCTGTTCGTCGTTCAGTTTCCTGCAAAGGCGATTCGCCCCAGCGACGTACATGATCCGACGTTCGCCGAGACCGCGCGGGAAGTCCGCCGACAAGGCGTGACGTTTTCCGCGATTGCACTTCAGCACACATTGACGGACATCATTGTGCTCGGCCGCATTCCGGTCGATCTGAAGCCCTACCGCACGGAGCGCATCGTCCAGTGGCGCAAGAACTCGAAAGCCGAATTGGAAGACGCGAAGCGGCAATCCCCGCCGCCCTCGGGCTGATTGCCGCGATCGGCGTTCTGGCAACGGAGCGCTGGTTCGGCATGTGCTGGGACGAGGCCTACTACTATCCGACATATCAGGATGTCTGGGCCTGGGTGCGCACGTTTTTCCGCAATCCTCTCACTGCGCTCTCCCATGGCGGGGTGTTGGTGGGGTGGGAGACGATTCACGAACTTCCTCCAGTCACTAAATGGCTGATGGCTCCATTCGCCGCAATGGGCAGTGGCGGCCATCCGCTCGAGATGGTTCGCATTGTCCCTGCACTTCTCTTCGGTGCGACTGTTGCGCTGATCTACATCGTCATTCGCCGAAGAACTACGATTCCGTGGGCGCTGCTTGCCTCGCTTTCCTACGCGTTTCATCCGCGGCTGTTCGGGCACGCGCACTTCGCGGCGACCGAGACCGTGTTTGCGTTTGTTACAATGCTCGCGATCTTCGCGGCTGACGGCGATGTTCACAAGTGGGGACGGAAAGCGGCACTTGCACTCCTCGCCGGCGTGGCGATTGCCACAAAAGTCAACGGCCTCATTCTGATTGTCGCGTTGCTGATGTGGCTTGGGCTTCGCGGAGTCTTTCACTACCTGGCATCACGCACCGGCGATGTAGATGAAACGAAGCGCGCGCTCAGTCACCTCATCACCGCCGGACTAATCGTCGTCGCTGCGCCAATCGTGGCGTTCCTGCTCTGGCCATGGATGTGGCACGACACCGGCGCTCGAATCGCGGAGTATTGGCGATTCATTTCCGAGCACAGTCACCAGGGCGTCTGGTACCTCGGACGAAAGTGGAACTTCCCAGTCGACGTTGCACCGCGTGTTCCATGGCACTACCCGATCATCATGACAGCCGTCGCCAGTCCCGTCGCGTTCAGTCTTCTTGCTCTGACAGGAATCGGTGCGGCGTGCGTGCGCCTCTGGAAGAAGCGCGACGCCATCGACCCAATCGATGTGCTCCTGTTGTTGCTAGTCGCCGGACCGATCGCGGCGAACATGTTGCCCTCCTCGCCGAAGTACGACGGCATTCGCCTCTTCTTCCCGGCGTTTCTCCCGATGGCATTGCTGATTGGCCGACTCGGGCCAGTTGTACAGCGAACAGAAACCAGACCATGCGATTGGCGTATGGCCGGCGTGCTGGCATTGCTTGTTGTTCTGACGGGCGCCCCTGGGCTGACGCGTGGGCTGGGCTATTACAATCTGCCGACGCGCATTATTGCTCCGAAGGGCGAGGACTTCCCATTCGAAGTCACGTACTGGGGAGAGAGCCTGACGAACGATGTACTCGAAGACCTCGACGAGTTCTGCTCGCCTGACGCACGGATCAGAACACTAGCGCTCCACACCGACGTCTTGCTGCTCCAGCAAAAGTGGG
This genomic window from bacterium contains:
- a CDS encoding DegT/DnrJ/EryC1/StrS family aminotransferase, with the translated sequence MTPYPFLDVKANTAAIREDLDKAIARVLDHCKFINGPELTEFESQWAEYCEAKYAIGTANGTASLQTILHALGVGPGSEVILPSHTFMATAEAVVLQGAKPVFVEVLDSTMLIDPTAVAEAITDHTKAILAVDLYGLPADYERLHQVADKHEIPIVEDAAQAHGASIGGKTAGTLGAAAAFSFFPGKNLGAFGDGGGLTTNDEKLADRCRAFVNHGRESKYVHDFIGTNFRLDTLQAAILTVKLAHLDKWNERRRAIAARYVERLSAEPFDEYPISWQRMPKNAVSSYHLFVIRVEGLRDAVRRALSQRGVTTGMHYPVPCHLQPAMAAYGYRPGSLPLTERICDELISLPIGPEMPVEHADEIMDILAEELGRLMSWRRRRSDRPKGG
- the aroQ gene encoding type II 3-dehydroquinate dehydratase, with protein sequence MHVAIINGPNLNLLGTREPDVYGAETLADVEKKLAALAKELGVKVSFFQGNSEGAIIDYIHSLRGVADAVLINAGGYTHTSVAIRDALSGIALPVYEVHISNVHAREEFRHRSLLSGISVGVICGFGTRGYEYALREAAARA
- the sfsA gene encoding DNA/RNA nuclease SfsA, translating into MSFPIVIPRNLDLLEGRLLRRYKRFFADVELTDGRVVTAHCVNTGTMEGLTKPGLRVWISPADNPNRKLKFTWELTEVNGEICGSNTALPNKLVHRLLLGRQLPWLASWDELKPEQKYAGNRRIDFWMKRGSRETLVEVKNCHVVYPDGRGYFPDTVSERASHHLRALAESAGPKSRAHVLFVVQFPAKAIRPSDVHDPTFAETAREVRRQGVTFSAIALQHTLTDIIVLGRIPVDLKPYRTERIVQWRKNSKAELEDAKRQSPPPSG
- a CDS encoding glycosyltransferase family 39 protein, which encodes MAQELESRIGRREAAIPAALGLIAAIGVLATERWFGMCWDEAYYYPTYQDVWAWVRTFFRNPLTALSHGGVLVGWETIHELPPVTKWLMAPFAAMGSGGHPLEMVRIVPALLFGATVALIYIVIRRRTTIPWALLASLSYAFHPRLFGHAHFAATETVFAFVTMLAIFAADGDVHKWGRKAALALLAGVAIATKVNGLILIVALLMWLGLRGVFHYLASRTGDVDETKRALSHLITAGLIVVAAPIVAFLLWPWMWHDTGARIAEYWRFISEHSHQGVWYLGRKWNFPVDVAPRVPWHYPIIMTAVASPVAFSLLALTGIGAACVRLWKKRDAIDPIDVLLLLLVAGPIAANMLPSSPKYDGIRLFFPAFLPMALLIGRLGPVVQRTETRPCDWRMAGVLALLVVLTGAPGLTRGLGYYNLPTRIIAPKGEDFPFEVTYWGESLTNDVLEDLDEFCSPDARIRTLALHTDVLLLQQKWGRRLRQDIVFDGDPPYDYHLMQNRKGFWSNTEWWFRANREPLATWPEGVDPPQLFLFDGRPPYVQ